In a genomic window of Nodosilinea sp. E11:
- a CDS encoding IS110 family transposase, translating into MTELSQAHQWVGIDVSKRTLDVYVRPLGLSVQVANSDSGLRELLQALTAFRRETSLIVLEATGGYQALAARTLMAEGWPAVVVNPRQVRDFARATGRMAKTDKIDAEVLAHFADAIRPEVRAMASEASQHLQDLVTRRQQLVEMMSAEKARQRSARARTGQSIEQHIDWLKQQIQDLDTQIEQLIAQSDQWQRTREILTSVPGIGAVTTGLLLASLPELGQISAKRLASLCGLAPFNRDSGQMRGKRMISGGRATVRTGLYMAALVATRHNPVIRDYYQRLLQRGKLKKVALVACMHKLVIILNAMVEHDTLWQAPACSLPAAT; encoded by the coding sequence ATGACTGAACTATCACAAGCGCATCAATGGGTTGGCATTGACGTATCCAAGCGCACCTTAGATGTGTACGTCCGTCCACTTGGATTAAGCGTTCAGGTGGCCAACAGTGACTCTGGTTTAAGAGAGTTGCTACAGGCGTTAACGGCGTTTCGTCGCGAGACGAGTCTGATTGTGCTGGAAGCGACCGGGGGCTATCAAGCCCTGGCGGCGCGAACGTTGATGGCGGAGGGCTGGCCCGCCGTTGTGGTGAATCCACGTCAAGTGCGTGATTTTGCCCGGGCCACGGGGCGCATGGCTAAAACAGACAAAATTGATGCCGAGGTGTTGGCTCACTTTGCCGATGCCATCCGTCCAGAGGTACGGGCGATGGCGAGTGAGGCCAGTCAACACCTTCAAGACCTCGTCACGCGACGGCAGCAACTCGTCGAGATGATGAGTGCCGAAAAAGCCCGGCAACGCTCAGCACGAGCCAGGACGGGTCAGAGCATTGAGCAGCATATTGACTGGCTCAAGCAACAGATCCAAGACCTCGATACCCAGATTGAGCAGCTCATCGCCCAGAGCGATCAGTGGCAGCGCACCCGCGAGATCCTCACCAGTGTGCCGGGTATTGGGGCTGTGACGACGGGGCTCCTCTTGGCCTCACTCCCCGAGTTAGGACAGATCTCAGCGAAGCGCCTAGCCAGCTTGTGTGGCCTCGCCCCGTTCAACCGCGATAGCGGCCAGATGCGGGGTAAGCGGATGATTAGCGGCGGTCGAGCCACCGTGCGCACAGGCCTCTACATGGCCGCGTTAGTCGCCACTCGCCATAATCCGGTCATTCGCGATTACTACCAGCGCCTGCTGCAGCGGGGAAAACTCAAAAAGGTTGCCCTGGTGGCCTGCATGCACAAACTGGTGATTATTCTCAATGCCATGGTAGAACATGACACCCTCTGGCAGGCTCCGGCTTGCTCCCTGCCCGCCGCCACATAA